One Hordeum vulgare subsp. vulgare chromosome 4H, MorexV3_pseudomolecules_assembly, whole genome shotgun sequence DNA window includes the following coding sequences:
- the LOC123446229 gene encoding uncharacterized protein LOC123446229, whose protein sequence is MAVLVVETAPVDETLAGKTLDEQASTKVTAGESEAPPRRESTGPAVPKDLGIDCNIEVITKEVAEEANRVAPEEEHAHLPPGHRQAGPLGVGPGYGDGHRRCPCRRGATREHVLSAPRRSHERC, encoded by the exons ATGGCGGTCCTTGTCGTGGAGACTGCCCCGGTTGATGAAACGCTAGCGGGGAAGACCCTCGACGAGCAGGCATCAACGAAGGTCACCGCCGGAGAGAGCGAGGCGCCTCCCCGGCGGGAGTCCACTG GTCCGGCGGTGCCAAAGGACCTCGGCATCGATTGCAACATCGAGGTGATCACCAAGGAGGTGGCCGAGGAGGCCAACCGCgtcgcgccggaggaggagcatgcACATCTGCCCCCGGGACACCGGCAAGCAGGTCCTCTTGGGGTCGGCCCTGGATATGGTGACGGGCATCGGAGGTGTCCCTGTcgccggggtgccacaagagaACATGTCCTTTCTGCTCCACGCCGCTCGCACGAGCGCTGCTAG